A stretch of DNA from Williamwhitmania sp.:
AAATTCCATGATAAGTTCAACAGTGTCAAGTGAATCTGCACCTAAATCATTAGTGAAGCTTGCAGTAGGAGTAACTTCGTTCTCGTCAACGCCTAGTTTGTCAACGATAATAGCTTTTACTCTCG
This window harbors:
- a CDS encoding acyl carrier protein, with the protein product MSDIASRVKAIIVDKLGVDENEVTPTASFTNDLGADSLDTVELIMEFEKEFNISIPDEDAEKIGTVGDAISYIEGHSK